One part of the Granulicella arctica genome encodes these proteins:
- the tsaD gene encoding tRNA (adenosine(37)-N6)-threonylcarbamoyltransferase complex transferase subunit TsaD, with translation MGGKSCVRISYDGGMGNEGGTGLILGIESSCDETAAAVVRRGGEALSNVVASQMELHANYGGVVPELASREHLRNIVVIVREAMARAGVSFAELDAVAVTEGPGLAGALLVGITYAKALAYGVGKPLIGVNHLEGHIHAVLMEARARAEEAMEMPLLALVVSGGHTHLYLAKQVDASWRYQNVGKTVDDAAGEAFDKVAKLLGLGYPGGPWIDGLAGLGNPKAVEFKFGQIKTRAEKGGRSFEELARFDFSFSGIKTAVLRYVETQGMREAISVRREALAGVAKPTVADAAGLCDGRTLDLIASFQGAVVGNLLRQAFGAAEAFGARGIVVSGGVAANGELRRRFLAEGERRGLPVAFPSLALSTDNAAMIAAAAWPRFLAVEFADEGMGALPQMRLG, from the coding sequence ATGGGAGGGAAGAGCTGTGTGCGCATCTCCTATGATGGAGGGATGGGCAATGAGGGCGGTACCGGGCTGATATTGGGGATTGAGAGCTCGTGCGATGAGACGGCGGCGGCGGTGGTGCGGCGTGGTGGCGAGGCGCTGTCGAATGTGGTGGCGTCGCAGATGGAGCTGCATGCGAACTATGGGGGCGTGGTTCCAGAGCTGGCGAGCCGGGAGCATCTGCGGAACATTGTGGTGATTGTGCGAGAGGCTATGGCTCGGGCCGGGGTGTCGTTTGCGGAGCTGGATGCGGTTGCGGTGACGGAGGGTCCGGGGCTGGCGGGAGCGCTGCTGGTGGGGATTACGTATGCGAAGGCGTTGGCGTATGGGGTGGGGAAGCCGCTGATTGGGGTGAATCATCTGGAGGGGCATATCCATGCGGTGCTGATGGAGGCGAGGGCGAGGGCGGAGGAGGCGATGGAGATGCCGCTGCTGGCGCTGGTGGTTTCGGGGGGGCACACGCATTTGTATTTGGCGAAGCAGGTGGATGCGAGCTGGCGATACCAAAACGTTGGCAAGACGGTGGATGATGCGGCGGGCGAGGCGTTCGATAAGGTGGCGAAGCTGCTGGGGCTGGGGTATCCGGGGGGGCCTTGGATCGATGGGCTGGCTGGGTTGGGGAATCCTAAGGCGGTGGAGTTTAAGTTTGGACAGATTAAGACGCGTGCGGAGAAGGGTGGGCGTTCTTTCGAGGAGCTGGCGAGGTTCGACTTTTCGTTTAGTGGGATCAAGACGGCGGTGCTGCGGTATGTGGAGACGCAGGGGATGCGGGAAGCGATCTCGGTTCGACGAGAGGCTTTGGCGGGGGTGGCGAAGCCTACGGTTGCGGATGCGGCGGGGCTTTGCGATGGACGGACGCTGGACCTGATTGCTTCTTTTCAGGGGGCGGTGGTGGGGAATCTGCTGCGGCAGGCGTTTGGGGCGGCGGAGGCGTTTGGTGCGCGGGGGATTGTGGTGTCGGGGGGCGTGGCGGCGAATGGGGAGCTGCGGCGGCGGTTTCTGGCGGAGGGTGAGCGGAGGGGGTTGCCGGTGGCGTTTCCTTCGCTGGCGTTGTCTACGGATAATGCGGCGATGATTGCGGCGGCGGCCTGGCCACGGTTTTTGGCGGTGGAGTTTGCGGATGAAGGGATGGGGGCTTTGCCGCAGATGCGGTTGGGGTAG
- the cysS gene encoding cysteine--tRNA ligase, giving the protein MALELFNTLSGTIETLQPVGGPALRMYACGPTVYDYGHIGNFRTFLHVDVLRRFLRQQGVAVDHVMNVTDVDDKIIRNAAAVGMPIAEYTAKYERAFFEDMDALGVERPEHIAHATEAIPEMVSLIETLAAKDIAYQTEDGSWYFRLSRFPEYGKLSKKDLDHIEDGARVDVDEYEKDAARDFALWKAVKGAEPSWDTRLGPGRPGWHIECSAMAMKFLGKSFDLHAGGEDLMFPHHENEIAQSESATGETFARHWMHVRFLLVEGKKMSKSEGNFYTLRDLLLKGYRASAIRFLLISVPYCNQMNFTFDGLTESTNAVDRLRTFHQRMVKGGFAEGLDAELSAATAKASVAYTAALANDLNTAEARAPIFDLVRAANSAADAGTLRAGNVPEILAVLALFDGVFAVLEDRDAEITRSALTWAESEGRLGEADPSLVATLAFSDADIDALVAERTQAKKTRNFGRADAIRNELLEKGIVLEDSKDGVRWKRK; this is encoded by the coding sequence GTGGCTTTGGAACTCTTCAACACACTTAGCGGAACGATTGAGACGCTTCAACCTGTCGGTGGGCCGGCGCTGCGGATGTATGCGTGTGGTCCTACGGTGTATGACTACGGGCATATTGGGAACTTTCGTACGTTCCTGCATGTCGACGTGCTGCGGCGGTTTCTGCGGCAGCAGGGGGTGGCGGTTGATCATGTGATGAACGTGACGGATGTGGACGACAAGATCATCCGAAATGCGGCGGCGGTGGGGATGCCGATTGCGGAGTATACGGCCAAGTACGAGCGGGCGTTCTTTGAAGATATGGATGCGCTTGGGGTGGAACGGCCGGAGCATATCGCTCATGCGACGGAGGCGATTCCGGAGATGGTGTCGCTGATCGAGACGCTGGCGGCGAAGGATATCGCGTACCAGACGGAGGATGGGAGCTGGTACTTCCGGCTGAGCCGGTTTCCGGAGTACGGGAAGTTGTCGAAGAAGGACCTGGACCACATCGAGGATGGGGCGCGCGTCGATGTCGATGAGTATGAGAAGGATGCGGCGCGGGACTTTGCGCTGTGGAAGGCGGTAAAGGGCGCGGAGCCGAGCTGGGATACGCGGCTAGGGCCGGGACGGCCGGGCTGGCATATCGAGTGCTCGGCGATGGCGATGAAGTTTTTGGGGAAGAGCTTCGACCTGCATGCGGGGGGCGAGGATCTGATGTTTCCGCATCATGAGAATGAGATTGCGCAGTCGGAGAGTGCGACGGGCGAGACGTTTGCGCGGCACTGGATGCATGTGCGCTTCCTGCTGGTCGAGGGGAAGAAGATGTCGAAGTCGGAGGGGAACTTTTATACGCTGCGCGACCTGCTGCTGAAGGGATATCGGGCTTCGGCGATACGGTTTTTGTTGATCTCAGTGCCTTATTGCAACCAGATGAACTTTACGTTCGATGGGTTGACGGAGTCGACGAATGCGGTGGATCGGCTGCGGACGTTTCATCAGCGGATGGTGAAGGGCGGTTTTGCGGAGGGGCTGGATGCAGAGCTGTCGGCGGCGACGGCGAAGGCTTCGGTGGCGTATACGGCGGCTTTGGCGAATGATTTGAATACGGCGGAGGCTCGGGCGCCGATCTTTGACCTGGTGCGGGCGGCGAACTCGGCTGCCGATGCAGGGACGCTGCGGGCGGGGAATGTTCCGGAGATTCTTGCGGTGCTGGCGCTGTTCGATGGCGTGTTTGCGGTGCTCGAGGATCGCGATGCTGAGATTACGCGGAGTGCGTTGACGTGGGCGGAGTCTGAGGGCAGGCTGGGTGAGGCTGATCCTTCGCTGGTGGCTACGCTGGCGTTCAGCGACGCAGATATCGATGCGTTGGTGGCGGAGCGGACGCAGGCGAAGAAGACGCGGAACTTTGGCCGCGCGGATGCGATCCGGAATGAGCTGCTGGAGAAGGGGATTGTGCTGGAAGACAGCAAGGATGGGGTTCGCTGGAAGAGGAAGTAA
- a CDS encoding CCA tRNA nucleotidyltransferase — translation MDLQPADAPYQAALHIAQHLRNAGHQAFFAGGCVRDLLLGLTPKDYDVATSATPDIVQRLFPKTFAVGAHFGVVLVCDEDGQTTEVATFRHDGAYTDGRRPDAVRFSTSPEEDVLRRDFTINGMLLDPIAFAKTGDLATATLDLVGGREDLAAKIIRAIGDPTLRFTEDKLRMLRAVRFAARLQFEIDPSTMAAIKAQARTIAQVSNERIRDELTKMLTEGHARRAFELLDQSGLLAEILPEAIRMHNVQQPPQFHPEGDVWTHTMLLLEHLPPNPSTALAWGALLHDIGKPATFRPPDPAKPNDRIRFNGHVEVGVRIAEVVLDRLRFSNEEKAQIIALVHNHMRFGDIFQMKQSTLKRFLRLPKFDEHLALHHLDCTAAHGNLTLYDFAKHQYESAPEEHIRPQLLLTGRDLIAAGYPPSPQFKPMLETAEDAQLEATIHTTAEALTLLQTLFGPPPPKP, via the coding sequence CTGGATTTGCAACCAGCGGACGCACCATACCAAGCCGCCCTCCACATCGCCCAGCACCTCCGCAACGCTGGCCACCAAGCCTTCTTCGCCGGAGGCTGCGTCCGCGATCTGCTCCTCGGCCTCACCCCAAAGGACTACGACGTAGCCACCAGCGCCACCCCGGACATCGTCCAGCGCCTCTTCCCCAAGACCTTCGCCGTAGGAGCCCACTTCGGCGTAGTCCTGGTCTGTGACGAAGACGGACAAACCACCGAAGTCGCCACCTTCCGCCACGACGGAGCCTACACCGACGGCCGCCGCCCCGACGCCGTCCGCTTCTCCACCTCGCCCGAAGAAGACGTCCTCCGCCGCGACTTCACCATCAACGGCATGCTCCTCGACCCCATCGCCTTCGCCAAAACCGGCGACCTCGCCACCGCTACCCTCGACCTCGTCGGAGGCCGCGAAGACCTCGCCGCCAAAATCATCCGCGCCATCGGAGACCCCACTCTCCGCTTCACCGAAGACAAGCTCCGCATGCTCCGCGCCGTCCGCTTCGCCGCCCGCCTGCAGTTCGAGATCGACCCGAGCACCATGGCCGCAATCAAAGCTCAGGCCCGCACCATCGCCCAGGTCAGCAACGAGCGCATCCGCGACGAGCTCACCAAAATGCTCACCGAAGGCCACGCCCGCCGCGCCTTCGAGCTCCTCGACCAGTCCGGCCTCCTAGCCGAAATCCTCCCCGAAGCCATCCGCATGCACAACGTCCAGCAGCCGCCCCAGTTCCACCCCGAAGGCGACGTCTGGACCCACACCATGCTCCTCCTCGAACACCTTCCGCCCAACCCCAGCACCGCGCTCGCCTGGGGCGCGCTCCTCCACGACATCGGCAAACCCGCCACCTTCCGCCCACCCGATCCCGCCAAACCAAACGACCGCATCCGCTTCAACGGCCACGTCGAGGTCGGCGTCCGCATCGCCGAAGTCGTCTTGGATCGCCTACGCTTTTCTAATGAGGAGAAAGCCCAGATCATCGCCCTCGTTCACAACCACATGCGCTTCGGCGACATCTTCCAGATGAAGCAATCCACCCTCAAACGCTTCCTCCGCCTTCCCAAATTCGACGAACACCTCGCCCTGCACCACCTCGACTGCACCGCCGCGCACGGCAACCTCACCCTCTACGACTTCGCCAAACACCAATACGAATCCGCCCCCGAAGAGCACATCCGCCCACAGCTCCTCCTCACCGGACGCGACCTCATCGCCGCCGGCTATCCACCCAGCCCGCAGTTCAAACCCATGCTCGAGACCGCCGAAGACGCCCAGCTCGAAGCCACCATTCACACCACCGCCGAAGCTCTAACCCTCCTCCAAACCCTCTTCGGCCCACCACCGCCCAAACCTTGA